From Candidatus Eremiobacterota bacterium, a single genomic window includes:
- a CDS encoding response regulator transcription factor: MTNLLEAARMKETTPEAPRKKRIYLVEDEEEICEIVIKFLEREGYEVAAYYRGDTAMEALRENPPDLAILDIMLPGMDGIEILKEIRKSLLLPVIFISAKKTEVDRILGIELGADDYVPKPFSFRELTARVKALFRRIDYDTAGQSPVEKNILKTRTLTLHLDSMKLSSKTASADVTSSELSILRTLMQRPGRVYSRDELHSQLVNGERTMDTRAIDMHIKNLRRKIRTINISPCFIQSIRGVGYKFED; the protein is encoded by the coding sequence ATGACTAATCTCCTGGAGGCTGCAAGAATGAAGGAAACCACGCCGGAGGCGCCACGGAAAAAAAGAATCTACCTCGTGGAGGATGAAGAGGAAATCTGCGAGATCGTCATAAAATTCCTGGAAAGGGAAGGCTACGAGGTTGCAGCCTATTACCGCGGCGACACGGCAATGGAGGCATTGAGGGAGAATCCCCCGGACCTGGCGATCCTGGATATCATGCTCCCCGGGATGGACGGTATCGAGATCCTCAAAGAGATAAGAAAATCACTCCTCCTTCCCGTCATCTTCATCTCGGCGAAAAAGACCGAGGTAGACCGCATACTCGGCATCGAGCTCGGCGCCGATGACTATGTTCCCAAGCCTTTTTCCTTCAGGGAGCTCACGGCACGGGTAAAGGCGCTCTTCAGGAGAATTGATTATGATACGGCAGGGCAGTCGCCCGTTGAAAAAAATATCCTGAAGACAAGGACTCTCACTCTTCACCTGGACAGCATGAAGCTGAGCTCGAAAACCGCAAGCGCCGACGTTACCTCCTCGGAGCTCTCGATACTGCGGACCCTCATGCAGAGGCCGGGGAGGGTTTATTCCAGGGATGAGCTCCACTCCCAGCTGGTCAACGGCGAGAGAACCATGGACACGAGGGCCATTGACATGCATATCAAGAACCTGAGGAGAAAAATCAGAACGATCAACATTTCTCCCTGCTTTATTCAATCTATAAGGGGAGTGGGCTACAAATTTGAAGATTAA
- a CDS encoding YiiX/YebB-like N1pC/P60 family cysteine hydrolase: protein MDPVQRAFSRYWVRPEPPDPSTLDGKALHKDPADSVDLSGNNKPGTNVRELPTNLELPSPLKKRGRLMSALQEGLFTACSLTYLGGCALAAVVPNLVSKLTQKTFTEAQINEMKAHLQPGDIILTKSDMHRTFYFLVHSTYGHDFSHAATYAGEGQIIDSYDKPDRQDIGTFFQKMTDIAVLRPRYASKKQVDRSIRYLEEQIGKKYDMKFRTDDVKEFYCSELTLRGLEASGLDTKVPGHSVLGHAFVLPDDFKHSKDIDLVKVFHSEEE, encoded by the coding sequence ATGGATCCAGTACAGCGAGCGTTCTCCCGCTACTGGGTAAGGCCTGAGCCGCCCGACCCTTCCACGCTTGACGGAAAGGCTCTCCATAAGGATCCTGCCGACTCTGTTGACCTCTCGGGGAATAACAAGCCTGGAACGAATGTACGTGAGCTTCCCACGAACCTTGAGCTTCCCTCGCCCCTCAAGAAGCGGGGAAGGCTCATGTCAGCCCTCCAGGAGGGCCTTTTCACCGCATGCTCCCTCACTTACCTCGGAGGCTGCGCCCTTGCCGCCGTCGTCCCCAATCTGGTCAGCAAGCTTACCCAGAAGACCTTCACGGAAGCACAGATAAACGAGATGAAAGCCCATCTCCAGCCCGGCGACATCATACTCACCAAGTCAGATATGCACAGGACTTTTTACTTCCTGGTTCACTCGACGTACGGCCACGACTTCTCCCATGCGGCCACCTATGCGGGAGAAGGGCAGATTATTGACTCCTATGACAAGCCGGACCGCCAGGACATCGGCACCTTCTTCCAGAAGATGACCGATATCGCCGTGCTGAGGCCCCGGTACGCCTCGAAGAAGCAGGTTGACAGGTCCATAAGGTACCTCGAAGAACAGATAGGCAAGAAATACGACATGAAATTCAGGACCGATGACGTCAAGGAGTTCTACTGCTCGGAGCTCACGCTCCGCGGCCTTGAAGCCTCAGGGCTGGACACCAAGGTGCCGGGCCACTCGGTACTTGGCCACGCCTTTGTGCTCCCCGATGACTTCAAGCACTCAAAAGATATTGATCTCGTGAAAGTCTTCCACTCTGAAGAGGAATAA
- a CDS encoding sensor domain-containing diguanylate cyclase, whose translation MRPHRMAVQGALFLALFLCFLSSAEGESDRPAQVVVNPNPRQGSVLIYSESGKLVQTGATRQQFSLPSGRYTFVVRADDSFLFAGKAEQELFLSAGRSYVIEPPQKKILRTGRLLFMMGLAVFATAGLSFFFMRSYLRKKLGPGSPKIPDAMPEGAGEEDAGKGEPGGETRCFSLQQCSPDMRKRCAAFSKKTDCWSIEITPCCDKDRALCVVCPSYSTRLTGAKMHPGVKEHMIASDDGTLLEKLSNPQMMLLQELSASLSTLQRPEELTEVFFTKLREVIPYDAAALFVVERETGRLALLRSFHREGLASEKRFIDFSAGINLWIAGNRFPMPLHLAKKDKLWPVLFPKEYERSLLEKFELLYPLVDERGKLLGLILIGSKTIGEGYKAQEINIISLTSRILGISLEKSLSYKLANHDGLTGLFVVRYFHERLKEELAAPRSFTEGCSLLLFDIDHFKKFNDTFGHQQGDAVLRGVAALIKSGVKAQDIAARYGGEEMVIALPSTERDAAYNAAERIRKVIESSPFLGLPDDVRVTVSIGVASYPRDAQTPEDLIARADKALYRAKHEGRNRTCLY comes from the coding sequence TTGCGGCCTCACAGGATGGCGGTGCAGGGGGCTCTTTTCCTCGCTTTGTTCCTGTGCTTCCTCTCTTCCGCCGAGGGTGAGAGTGACAGGCCGGCGCAGGTGGTGGTAAACCCCAATCCAAGGCAGGGCTCAGTGCTGATTTATTCAGAGTCCGGGAAGCTTGTACAGACTGGTGCCACCAGGCAGCAGTTTTCCCTGCCCTCGGGAAGATACACTTTCGTGGTGAGGGCCGACGACAGCTTTTTATTTGCAGGGAAGGCCGAGCAGGAGCTCTTTCTCAGCGCGGGGAGGAGCTATGTCATCGAGCCGCCTCAGAAAAAGATTCTCCGCACCGGGAGGCTTCTCTTCATGATGGGGCTTGCGGTCTTTGCGACGGCGGGCCTCTCGTTTTTTTTCATGAGGTCATACCTGAGGAAAAAGCTTGGCCCGGGCTCACCGAAGATCCCTGATGCCATGCCGGAAGGGGCGGGGGAGGAAGACGCTGGTAAAGGTGAGCCCGGGGGTGAGACCCGCTGCTTTTCCCTGCAGCAGTGCAGCCCTGATATGCGGAAGCGCTGTGCCGCCTTTTCAAAAAAGACCGACTGCTGGAGCATCGAGATCACGCCCTGCTGCGACAAAGACAGGGCTCTCTGCGTGGTGTGCCCTTCATACAGCACAAGGCTCACCGGGGCAAAAATGCACCCGGGAGTAAAGGAGCATATGATTGCCAGTGATGACGGCACGCTGCTGGAGAAGCTTTCCAATCCGCAGATGATGCTTCTCCAGGAGCTCTCCGCCTCCCTCTCGACGCTGCAGAGACCCGAGGAGCTGACCGAGGTCTTTTTCACCAAGCTGAGGGAAGTGATACCCTATGACGCCGCTGCCCTATTCGTCGTTGAGAGGGAGACGGGAAGGCTCGCCCTTCTTCGCTCTTTTCACAGGGAAGGGCTGGCTTCAGAGAAGAGGTTCATTGATTTTTCGGCGGGGATAAATCTCTGGATAGCGGGAAACCGCTTTCCTATGCCGCTCCATCTCGCGAAAAAGGATAAGCTCTGGCCGGTGCTCTTTCCCAAGGAATATGAAAGAAGCCTCCTGGAGAAATTCGAGCTCCTTTATCCTCTCGTTGACGAGCGGGGCAAGCTTCTTGGACTTATTCTCATCGGCTCGAAGACCATAGGTGAAGGTTATAAGGCTCAGGAGATCAATATTATTTCCCTCACGAGCCGCATTCTTGGCATATCTCTCGAAAAATCCCTTTCCTACAAGCTTGCGAATCACGACGGTCTTACCGGACTCTTCGTGGTCCGCTACTTTCATGAGCGGCTCAAGGAGGAGCTCGCTGCACCGAGATCTTTTACTGAAGGCTGCTCTTTACTGCTCTTTGATATCGATCATTTCAAGAAGTTTAATGATACTTTCGGCCATCAGCAGGGAGACGCGGTGCTGAGAGGCGTGGCAGCTCTCATAAAAAGCGGCGTGAAAGCCCAGGATATTGCGGCGAGATACGGCGGCGAGGAGATGGTCATCGCTCTCCCCTCGACGGAGCGTGATGCGGCTTACAATGCCGCCGAGAGAATAAGAAAAGTAATTGAAAGCTCCCCCTTCCTGGGTCTCCCCGACGATGTACGGGTCACGGTAAGCATCGGAGTAGCCTCCTATCCCCGTGATGCCCAGACGCCTGAAGACCTTATCGCCAGGGCTGACAAGGCACTTTACAGGGCCAAGCATGAGGGAAGGAACAGGACGTGTCTTTACTAA